A window of the Bdellovibrio svalbardensis genome harbors these coding sequences:
- a CDS encoding alpha-ketoglutarate-dependent dioxygenase AlkB, giving the protein MFKSKAKFSGNKPAAPKSGPKNRPVNGGRPLSSRAQEDKSAPNALIYKPNYISAREKEEIFNYLNTLYPIWEMRYSKNNPPPENQKQRPLLRPVYWLGNWQFACLNYYHPPKGIFNRCVAAEGFPPILEYLIQKFEEMVHAHYEPRDIPRGWHLNTCLINYYGDQIQDDGKKLDCARVGEHKDFEPGPVASISFGERALFQFVSSQGTESKSNVVVQQWLEDSSLQIFAGDKFKKHLFHRVQRVDRKEDSHFKLNEISNFETRRINFTFRYVPDEHIVPFARLPEEAKEDVRGYMEKLAEHSEYFKTQI; this is encoded by the coding sequence ATGTTTAAATCCAAAGCAAAATTCTCAGGCAACAAACCGGCCGCCCCTAAGAGCGGTCCAAAAAATCGCCCCGTCAATGGCGGGCGTCCCCTTTCCAGCCGAGCCCAAGAAGATAAATCCGCTCCGAACGCTTTGATTTACAAACCCAACTACATTTCGGCCCGCGAAAAAGAAGAGATTTTCAACTACCTCAATACGCTTTATCCAATTTGGGAAATGCGCTATTCGAAAAACAATCCGCCGCCAGAGAATCAAAAACAACGTCCTCTTTTGCGCCCGGTTTACTGGCTGGGAAATTGGCAATTTGCTTGTTTGAACTACTATCATCCTCCAAAAGGCATCTTTAATCGCTGTGTCGCGGCTGAAGGCTTTCCACCTATTTTGGAATACCTGATTCAAAAATTTGAAGAAATGGTGCATGCGCACTATGAGCCTCGCGATATTCCTCGCGGCTGGCATCTGAATACTTGCCTGATCAATTACTACGGTGACCAGATCCAAGACGATGGAAAAAAATTGGATTGCGCTCGCGTTGGCGAGCACAAAGATTTCGAACCCGGACCGGTGGCCTCAATTTCTTTCGGTGAACGCGCCTTGTTCCAATTTGTCTCCAGCCAGGGAACTGAAAGCAAATCCAATGTCGTTGTTCAACAATGGCTGGAAGACAGTTCACTGCAGATCTTCGCTGGTGATAAATTCAAAAAACATTTATTCCACCGTGTCCAACGAGTGGACAGAAAAGAAGACTCTCATTTTAAGCTCAACGAGATTTCAAATTTTGAAACTCGCAGAATTAATTTTACCTTCCGATACGTTCCCGACGAGCACATTGTTCCCTTTGCGCGATTACCCGAAGAAGCGAAGGAAGACGTGCGTGGTTACATGGAAAAGCTTGCAGAGCATTCTGAGTATTTCAAAACGCAGATCTAG
- the rfaE1 gene encoding D-glycero-beta-D-manno-heptose-7-phosphate kinase: MTTPVQAHLGPQEKQLLINQIPALKGKKILIIGDVGLDEYVMGQVRRISPEAPVPVLEVEEEDMRLGLAANVAQNVASLGGYPMMVSVVGDDTGANLLKELCIKNGVSWDYMIVDKARPTTRKTRVMAKHHHLVRVDYELRKYLSEEAEARLIATVEKNVAQADCVIIEDYAKGVISRNVVEKVSAICKKANKKLMVDPHRNNQGAFYQGVDLIKPNYDEAVVLTGMDFDDLKGNPNKVVEVGRALQKITGAKEVVLTRGKDGMTIFSGDQITEVPTYAQKVFDVTGAGDTVIAALALGLVSGLSLVQSCMLANNAAGVVVGKVGCVPCEIPELIEYINTVH; the protein is encoded by the coding sequence ATGACAACACCCGTACAGGCCCATCTAGGTCCTCAAGAAAAACAGCTTTTGATCAACCAAATCCCCGCACTTAAAGGTAAAAAGATCCTCATTATCGGTGACGTCGGTTTGGATGAATACGTGATGGGGCAGGTTCGTCGCATCAGCCCGGAAGCTCCCGTTCCAGTTTTGGAAGTTGAAGAAGAAGACATGCGTTTAGGCCTGGCGGCCAATGTGGCGCAAAACGTGGCCAGTCTTGGTGGCTACCCGATGATGGTTTCAGTTGTTGGTGATGACACTGGAGCAAATCTTCTTAAAGAACTCTGCATTAAAAATGGCGTCAGCTGGGACTACATGATTGTCGATAAAGCTCGTCCCACTACGCGCAAGACCCGTGTGATGGCCAAACACCATCACTTGGTTCGCGTGGACTATGAACTCAGAAAATATCTTTCTGAGGAAGCCGAAGCACGTTTGATTGCGACTGTGGAAAAAAACGTCGCGCAAGCTGATTGCGTAATTATCGAGGACTACGCCAAAGGTGTGATTTCCCGAAATGTGGTCGAGAAAGTTTCTGCGATCTGCAAAAAAGCCAATAAAAAACTGATGGTCGATCCACACCGTAATAATCAAGGGGCCTTCTATCAAGGCGTTGATTTGATCAAGCCAAATTACGATGAAGCCGTTGTGCTTACAGGAATGGATTTTGACGATCTAAAAGGCAATCCCAATAAAGTTGTTGAAGTGGGGCGTGCTTTACAAAAAATCACAGGCGCCAAGGAAGTGGTTCTGACCCGTGGAAAAGACGGTATGACTATTTTCTCTGGTGATCAGATCACGGAAGTTCCAACCTACGCTCAAAAAGTATTCGACGTCACAGGTGCTGGCGACACCGTTATCGCAGCCTTGGCACTTGGTTTGGTCTCTGGTCTTTCTCTGGTACAAAGCTGCATGCTCGCTAACAACGCCGCAGGCGTCGTCGTCGGCAAAGTCGGCTGCGTTCCATGCGAAATCCCGGAACTCATCGAATACATCAACACCGTCCACTAA
- a CDS encoding alpha/beta hydrolase family protein, protein MSTSCNPNVWQARMLDARVKSSAQIQGALVQKYFQECRTELETGDNSGLVNLRKMMTMNYNPQGHPFLRRVVVNLPGNVRLKGLLGLKGDFKRRPFVIMRLGIFSSVEDFRPERAWLMMLFEQSPFNVLVLENMTSGDFVADNNQFSFGGYDEGIQNLLLARMLRDSNEPLSKVVDSVHMFGVSLGGHGVLFSSLLSKYNSPANYPLIQSSLAFCPVVHLQETMQNLTQSGVKSAFVDLWSRRRLSGLDQKLPSLVQYESFSFLTKAISEVVRNYHGGLSYISNVKLPPGMKDGAEFWALNDFWKSYNDVQEPVMILATSQDPLVPFEMNSQNIANKKLKIGSKNVKVVELPQGYHCTLPVPYDWKALTTVFQSYVLSHSPGFHLKERNLTVDLSDDEWKGFFEGPVVTNFEVREPAKDQKFVRLEIKMTNGKKDDRSMNLSLPLSEFDFRFLNKDLTLSEKEMIVRWLNQNLRVSLMQNSAKASLKVTWPVAL, encoded by the coding sequence ATGTCCACCTCATGCAATCCAAATGTCTGGCAGGCCCGCATGCTGGATGCTCGCGTGAAAAGCTCCGCACAAATTCAAGGGGCACTGGTACAAAAATATTTTCAGGAATGTCGCACAGAACTTGAGACCGGTGATAACAGCGGACTTGTGAACTTGCGAAAAATGATGACCATGAACTACAACCCGCAAGGGCATCCGTTTTTGCGTCGAGTGGTTGTGAATCTTCCAGGAAATGTGCGTCTTAAAGGATTGCTGGGCTTAAAGGGCGACTTTAAACGTCGTCCCTTCGTGATTATGCGTTTGGGAATCTTTTCGAGTGTCGAGGATTTCCGGCCGGAACGTGCTTGGCTTATGATGCTCTTTGAACAGTCGCCATTTAACGTGTTGGTCCTGGAAAATATGACCAGCGGTGATTTTGTTGCCGATAATAATCAGTTTTCATTTGGTGGCTATGATGAAGGGATTCAGAATCTCTTACTGGCCAGAATGCTTCGTGATTCCAATGAACCACTTTCAAAAGTTGTCGACAGCGTTCATATGTTCGGTGTCAGTCTTGGTGGGCACGGGGTTCTTTTCTCTTCTTTGCTGAGTAAATATAATTCTCCTGCGAACTATCCACTTATCCAAAGCTCTTTGGCATTTTGCCCGGTCGTCCATTTGCAGGAGACCATGCAAAATCTCACGCAAAGTGGGGTGAAGTCGGCCTTTGTTGATTTGTGGAGCCGTCGTCGCTTGAGTGGACTGGATCAGAAGTTGCCATCCTTGGTGCAATACGAAAGTTTCAGTTTCCTGACCAAGGCAATTTCGGAAGTAGTCAGAAATTATCACGGCGGTCTGTCTTATATTTCCAATGTGAAGTTGCCACCGGGTATGAAAGACGGAGCTGAGTTCTGGGCCCTGAATGACTTCTGGAAGTCCTACAATGATGTGCAAGAACCTGTCATGATCCTGGCGACCTCACAAGACCCTTTGGTTCCCTTTGAGATGAACTCTCAAAATATCGCCAATAAAAAACTTAAAATCGGCAGCAAGAATGTCAAAGTGGTGGAGCTTCCGCAAGGTTACCATTGTACTTTGCCGGTTCCTTACGACTGGAAAGCTCTGACGACGGTGTTTCAATCTTATGTTCTTTCCCACTCGCCGGGGTTTCATTTGAAAGAGCGGAACTTAACTGTGGATTTGAGTGATGATGAGTGGAAAGGATTCTTCGAAGGTCCGGTTGTGACGAACTTTGAGGTGAGAGAGCCTGCTAAGGATCAGAAGTTCGTTCGTTTGGAAATTAAAATGACGAATGGGAAGAAAGACGATCGCAGTATGAATCTCAGTCTGCCTTTGTCTGAGTTCGATTTCCGTTTCCTCAATAAAGATCTGACACTTTCCGAGAAAGAAATGATTGTGCGCTGGCTAAATCAAAACTTGCGTGTGAGTTTGATGCAAAATTCCGCCAAGGCCAGTTTGAAAGTCACCTGGCCGGTGGCCCTTTAA
- a CDS encoding type 2 periplasmic-binding domain-containing protein yields MSLHRFLTSFVVTILLFGSNSRAEALTLKIAMQEGFDKISAIKEVQNFVTLALESEGIHVTFRSLPLARSVALVNKGELDGELIRAANIVEQSPNLILTSKPLGYADYHILYSEKNTNFNQHQLKSYKGLVLLNSTTVKDELRKRDLKVDEAPSLEQGIQMVNSGRADYIILAAPIIAAIRDTQPQLFVNLKTSTEMFQRIPLYFCLNKKYKNLMPKIEKSFSRQAKKKNNYKYINTFINPNL; encoded by the coding sequence ATGAGCCTTCACCGTTTTTTAACTAGTTTCGTAGTCACCATTTTGCTTTTTGGCAGCAACTCTCGCGCTGAAGCCTTGACTCTAAAAATCGCCATGCAAGAAGGATTCGATAAGATTTCCGCGATCAAAGAAGTACAAAACTTTGTAACTCTCGCCCTGGAGTCGGAAGGCATCCACGTTACATTCCGATCCCTCCCCTTAGCTCGATCTGTAGCCTTGGTAAATAAAGGCGAACTGGACGGCGAGCTGATTCGCGCTGCCAACATTGTCGAGCAAAGTCCCAACTTGATTTTAACTTCAAAACCCTTGGGCTACGCCGACTATCATATCCTTTACTCAGAGAAGAACACCAATTTCAACCAGCATCAGCTCAAGTCCTACAAGGGGTTGGTCCTCCTTAACAGTACGACTGTAAAAGATGAGCTTCGCAAACGAGATCTTAAAGTCGACGAAGCTCCCAGTCTTGAACAGGGCATACAGATGGTGAATTCAGGCCGCGCTGATTATATTATTCTCGCCGCCCCGATCATTGCCGCCATCAGGGACACCCAGCCACAGCTCTTCGTGAATCTAAAGACATCAACCGAAATGTTTCAACGCATTCCTTTGTATTTTTGCCTGAACAAGAAGTACAAAAACCTCATGCCCAAAATTGAAAAGTCTTTTTCTCGCCAAGCGAAAAAGAAGAACAACTACAAGTACATCAATACCTTCATAAATCCCAACCTCTAA
- a CDS encoding DOPA 4,5-dioxygenase family protein, with protein sequence MTQERNFKVNSQLLPEGFPREFDAHIYFDESSRAFAENLREKAIAAFAGRRVFTGDMIPTGIGPHPIPMFEMNFPKEVFTDVVLWLMRERGSLSVLVHELTGDDLYDHTQAALWLGPQVELKYSVF encoded by the coding sequence ATGACTCAAGAGAGAAATTTCAAAGTAAATTCACAGCTTCTTCCCGAGGGTTTTCCTCGTGAGTTCGATGCGCATATTTATTTTGATGAAAGCTCTCGTGCTTTTGCGGAGAACCTTCGCGAAAAAGCAATTGCTGCGTTTGCAGGTCGGCGTGTGTTCACGGGAGATATGATCCCCACAGGTATCGGCCCTCATCCTATTCCGATGTTTGAAATGAATTTTCCCAAAGAGGTGTTTACGGACGTGGTTCTGTGGCTGATGCGGGAACGTGGAAGTTTGTCTGTGCTGGTTCATGAGCTGACAGGTGATGATCTCTATGATCACACCCAGGCGGCATTATGGTTGGGGCCTCAGGTCGAATTGAAGTATTCTGTCTTTTAG
- a CDS encoding substrate-binding periplasmic protein codes for MTCRLLIWVILLLSSPSWADGIHLKIAVQEGYDKLLVIQELEDFFVQSLKREGITVSFTPLPLGRSSSLVSKGTLDGELIRSELVAQNYPNIIISSKPLGFIEYHILYKIKNTTINEDQLNKSRGLVILNTLTVKEDLKRRDLGAEEISSIEQGLQMLKSGRADYLILPDPIIASLKISSPKTFVDVRIGKQYFQKVPLYFCLNKKHLELLPKIEKALSKSLQEKSKEYKLLYDFFNPNF; via the coding sequence ATGACTTGTCGGCTTCTCATCTGGGTTATTTTGCTTCTCAGCAGTCCTAGCTGGGCTGACGGCATTCATTTGAAAATTGCTGTCCAGGAGGGTTACGACAAACTCTTAGTAATCCAAGAGCTCGAGGACTTCTTTGTCCAGTCCCTAAAGCGCGAAGGGATCACCGTCTCTTTTACGCCGCTTCCTTTAGGAAGATCCTCTTCACTTGTCAGCAAAGGGACACTCGATGGTGAACTTATCCGAAGCGAGCTCGTCGCTCAAAACTATCCGAACATTATTATTTCCTCTAAACCCTTAGGCTTTATCGAGTATCACATTCTCTACAAAATTAAGAACACAACAATCAACGAAGACCAGCTGAATAAATCCAGAGGACTGGTTATCTTAAACACTTTGACAGTTAAAGAAGATCTCAAACGTCGTGACCTTGGCGCCGAAGAGATCTCGAGCATTGAGCAAGGCCTTCAGATGTTAAAATCGGGAAGAGCTGACTATCTTATATTACCCGATCCAATCATTGCCTCACTGAAAATTTCCTCGCCCAAAACCTTTGTGGATGTTCGCATCGGGAAACAATATTTTCAAAAAGTTCCGCTTTATTTTTGTTTGAACAAAAAGCATCTGGAGCTCTTACCCAAAATAGAAAAGGCTCTTTCAAAGAGCCTTCAGGAAAAGTCCAAAGAGTACAAACTCCTCTATGATTTTTTCAACCCAAATTTTTAA